A stretch of Coxiella endosymbiont of Amblyomma sculptum DNA encodes these proteins:
- a CDS encoding acetyl-CoA carboxylase carboxyltransferase subunit alpha, which yields MNLDYLDFEQPIAEIQGKIDELHRIDTGQEVDFSEEISDLEAQGAQLTQKIFSTLKAYQIVQLARHPLRPHTVDYLQKIFSDFDELHGDRYYGDDSGVIGGLGRLENKPIMVIGQEKGRTTREKISRNFGMTKPEGFRKALRLMKLAERFAIPVITLIDTPGAYPGIDAEERNQSGAIARNIYEMSQLKIPIICIIIGEGCSGGALAIGVGDCTLMLQYAYYSVISPEGCASILWKNVEKAGEAAEALALTSERLYKLNLIDEIVQEPLGGAHRNVDAMAEILKKRLQIHLSALQSESIDALLERRYKRWLNYGSYG from the coding sequence TTGAACAACCCATCGCAGAGATTCAGGGAAAAATAGATGAATTGCATCGTATAGATACCGGACAAGAAGTTGATTTCTCCGAAGAAATTTCTGATTTGGAAGCACAAGGTGCCCAATTAACGCAAAAAATCTTTTCTACTTTGAAAGCGTATCAAATTGTTCAATTAGCTCGGCATCCTCTACGCCCGCACACTGTCGACTATCTTCAAAAGATTTTTTCGGATTTTGATGAATTGCATGGTGATCGTTATTATGGAGATGATTCTGGTGTAATTGGAGGTCTGGGGCGTCTAGAGAACAAACCGATCATGGTCATTGGCCAGGAAAAGGGGCGAACTACTAGAGAAAAAATTTCTCGAAATTTTGGAATGACAAAACCTGAAGGATTTCGAAAAGCACTACGATTAATGAAACTTGCTGAACGATTTGCAATTCCAGTCATCACTTTAATCGATACTCCAGGAGCCTATCCCGGTATAGATGCTGAAGAACGTAATCAAAGCGGTGCCATTGCCAGAAATATTTATGAAATGTCACAACTAAAAATTCCGATTATATGTATTATAATTGGTGAAGGTTGTTCCGGAGGTGCACTGGCTATTGGAGTGGGAGATTGCACGTTGATGTTGCAGTATGCTTATTATTCAGTAATTTCTCCAGAAGGTTGTGCTTCCATTTTGTGGAAAAATGTTGAAAAAGCAGGGGAAGCTGCTGAAGCACTTGCGCTAACTTCAGAACGGCTCTATAAATTGAATTTGATTGATGAAATAGTACAAGAACCGCTTGGAGGAGCGCATCGTAATGTTGACGCTATGGCAGAAATACTTAAGAAACGATTGCAAATACATCTTTCCGCTTTACAGTCTGAGTCTATTGATGCCCTTTTGGAAAGGCGTTACAAACGATGGTTGAATTATGGTTCATATGGTTAG
- the lepB gene encoding signal peptidase I, producing the protein MIFDFSFYLTIAMILTGTAVCFDFLFLRKRKCSKSVSILLRYSKIFFPTLLIVWIVRSFIIQPYYVLTGSLEPTIMPGDFIAVEQFSYGLRLPVINKKVLPVGKPERGQIILFQWPKNPGIIFVKRVIGLPGDHVVYKNKQLYINGKRQKQKLLYTVNNTDIWEKFLYPVVFVKEEELYGIKHKICLQSLGGEANYCDLEVPSGHYFVMGDNRDNSDDSRQWGFVPEHNLIGKAFRIWFSWDSASKRVRWNRIGNVL; encoded by the coding sequence ATGATATTTGATTTTTCTTTTTATCTGACAATTGCTATGATATTGACTGGAACGGCTGTTTGTTTCGATTTTCTTTTCCTTAGAAAACGTAAGTGTTCGAAATCCGTATCTATCTTATTAAGATATAGTAAAATTTTTTTTCCCACCTTATTGATTGTCTGGATAGTACGGTCTTTCATAATTCAACCTTATTATGTACTCACAGGCTCTTTAGAGCCTACAATTATGCCGGGTGATTTTATTGCAGTAGAACAGTTTTCTTATGGATTGCGTCTTCCCGTGATTAACAAAAAAGTTCTCCCTGTTGGTAAACCAGAGAGAGGACAAATTATTTTATTCCAATGGCCTAAAAATCCGGGAATTATTTTTGTTAAACGTGTTATTGGACTACCAGGCGATCACGTCGTTTATAAAAATAAGCAATTGTATATCAACGGTAAGAGACAAAAGCAAAAACTTCTTTATACAGTAAATAATACAGATATATGGGAGAAATTCTTATATCCTGTAGTTTTTGTAAAAGAAGAAGAATTATACGGTATCAAACATAAAATCTGCCTCCAATCTCTCGGAGGAGAAGCTAATTATTGCGATTTAGAAGTTCCTTCTGGACATTATTTCGTAATGGGTGATAATCGAGATAACAGCGATGACAGCCGCCAGTGGGGATTTGTTCCGGAACACAATTTAATTGGAAAAGCTTTCAGGATCTGGTTCAGTTGGGATTCTGCAAGTAAACGAGTTCGATGGAATCGGATTGGAAATGTACTGTAA
- the lepA gene encoding translation elongation factor 4, whose translation MHVRQKRQYSSWADTIFQKFIRNFSIIAHVDHGKSTLADRFICICGGLTDREMKDQVLDSMDIERERGITIKAQSVSLSYRSRNDTIYQLNCIDTPGHTDFSYEVSRSLAACEGALLVVDATQGVEAQTVETYRLAIKQGLTVLPVLNKIDLPQANPERTIEEIEDVAGCKIRNAIQVSSVSAKSGRGVQELLERIIFSIPPPIGNSTAPLQALIIDSWFDSYLGIVSLVRIKEGSLSQGDKIKVFSTGKNYYVDRIGCFTPKYQILKVLKSGMVGFVVAGIKDVLGAPVGDTLTHAKNPIKIPLSGFQKVRPRMFAGLFPVEPNQYESFRRALTRLCINDPALSYEPESSNTVGFGFRCGFLGMLHMEIVQERLKREYNLRLIATVPTVNYQVVTKKNEVLYIGDPNQFPKTVEISEIREPIAVLNILVPSKFLGAVLKLCAEKRGVQKELLYLGNQVSVRYEVPLSEVILGFFDCLKSVSRGYASIDYSIGHFKKADLVKLDILLSGKSIDALATIIHRDQAYVRGRQLTEQLKNLISRQMFEVVIQAAVGSRVISRTTVQALRKNVTSRCRGGDVTRKHKLLEKQKSGKERMRRIGKVNVSQEMFLTILGIKNDI comes from the coding sequence ATCCACGTCCGTCAAAAACGACAATACAGTAGTTGGGCAGACACAATTTTTCAAAAATTTATTCGAAATTTTTCAATTATCGCACACGTCGATCACGGTAAATCTACATTAGCAGATCGATTCATTTGTATTTGCGGTGGACTAACTGATCGCGAGATGAAAGATCAAGTATTGGATTCAATGGATATTGAGCGGGAGCGTGGAATTACTATTAAGGCTCAAAGTGTTTCCTTGTCTTATCGATCTCGAAATGACACTATTTATCAATTGAATTGTATTGATACTCCAGGACACACGGATTTTTCTTATGAAGTGTCCCGGTCGTTGGCAGCTTGTGAAGGTGCTCTGTTGGTAGTAGACGCTACCCAAGGTGTAGAAGCGCAGACAGTAGAAACTTATCGTTTGGCTATTAAACAAGGGCTTACAGTATTACCGGTTTTAAATAAAATTGATTTACCACAAGCAAATCCCGAACGTACTATCGAAGAAATTGAAGATGTTGCTGGTTGCAAAATACGTAACGCTATCCAAGTAAGTTCTGTAAGCGCTAAATCAGGCAGAGGAGTACAGGAATTGCTGGAGCGAATTATTTTTTCTATCCCTCCACCGATAGGAAATTCTACGGCGCCATTGCAAGCTTTGATTATTGATTCTTGGTTTGATAGCTATTTGGGAATAGTGTCCTTAGTACGAATCAAGGAAGGTTCCTTATCTCAAGGAGATAAAATCAAAGTTTTTTCGACAGGAAAAAATTACTATGTCGATCGAATAGGGTGCTTTACACCAAAATACCAAATCTTAAAAGTGTTGAAATCTGGTATGGTAGGATTTGTAGTCGCTGGAATTAAAGATGTTCTCGGCGCCCCTGTGGGGGATACGCTAACGCACGCCAAAAATCCTATAAAAATTCCTCTGTCTGGTTTCCAAAAGGTGAGACCTCGAATGTTTGCTGGTTTGTTTCCTGTTGAACCTAATCAATATGAATCGTTTCGGAGAGCGCTTACTAGATTGTGTATAAATGACCCAGCCTTATCCTATGAACCAGAATCTTCGAATACTGTTGGATTCGGATTTCGTTGTGGTTTTCTCGGTATGCTTCACATGGAAATTGTTCAAGAACGTTTAAAACGAGAATACAATCTCAGATTGATTGCTACGGTACCTACAGTAAACTATCAGGTTGTAACTAAAAAAAACGAAGTTTTGTATATTGGTGATCCAAATCAATTTCCTAAAACTGTTGAAATTTCTGAAATTCGAGAACCCATTGCAGTGTTAAATATACTAGTACCTTCCAAATTTTTAGGCGCGGTACTGAAGTTGTGTGCAGAAAAACGCGGCGTTCAAAAAGAATTATTGTATTTAGGAAATCAGGTATCGGTAAGATACGAAGTTCCATTAAGTGAAGTAATACTAGGTTTTTTTGATTGCTTAAAATCTGTAAGTCGTGGATACGCTTCTATAGATTATAGTATTGGTCATTTCAAAAAAGCAGATCTGGTAAAATTGGATATCTTACTTTCCGGAAAAAGTATAGACGCTTTGGCAACTATTATACACCGAGACCAAGCTTATGTACGAGGACGCCAATTAACAGAACAGCTTAAAAATTTGATTTCACGACAAATGTTTGAAGTGGTTATTCAAGCAGCGGTCGGTTCTAGAGTAATTTCCCGCACTACAGTGCAGGCGTTACGAAAAAACGTAACATCCAGATGTCGTGGAGGAGACGTGACACGAAAACATAAATTACTAGAAAAACAAAAATCTGGCAAAGAACGTATGAGGCGAATAGGAAAAGTAAATGTCTCTCAAGAAATGTTTTTGACCATTTTGGGAATAAAAAATGATATTTGA
- the era gene encoding GTPase Era: MKNRDSTHFGYTVIIGRPNVGKSSLLNRIVGSKISITSCKPRTTRCQILGIKTFRDIQVAYIDTPGFHLENDKNCSDYISWKTLQGVDLIIFVIEPYWNEQDVLVLKQLQFQSITTPTFLVINKIDRMKNFSELLPLIKKTSFLHPFSAIIPISVKTGDQVGILEQKINDQMPKSFFCFSPGQTTDRNDQFLAIETIREKLMRFLHREIPYSLKVTISMFQREEKMLSISAVIWVAREGQKGIVIGKYGKWIKKVGITARVDMEKLFRKKIFLQLWVKLRENNYPMRWKQDFNTFCD, encoded by the coding sequence GTGAAAAATCGAGATTCTACTCATTTTGGATATACTGTTATCATTGGTCGACCCAATGTAGGCAAGTCTTCTTTGCTCAATCGGATAGTAGGTTCTAAGATAAGCATCACGTCTTGTAAGCCTCGAACTACTCGCTGCCAAATCCTAGGAATAAAAACCTTTAGAGATATTCAAGTAGCTTATATCGATACTCCAGGGTTTCATTTGGAAAATGACAAAAATTGCTCTGATTACATTTCTTGGAAGACGCTACAAGGTGTCGATCTCATTATTTTTGTTATTGAACCTTATTGGAACGAACAGGATGTTTTAGTATTAAAACAACTGCAATTTCAGAGCATTACAACACCTACTTTTTTAGTTATAAACAAAATTGACCGCATGAAAAACTTTTCAGAATTGTTACCTTTAATTAAAAAAACCTCTTTTTTGCATCCGTTTAGTGCAATTATTCCTATTTCTGTGAAAACTGGTGATCAAGTTGGAATTTTAGAACAGAAGATTAACGATCAGATGCCAAAATCATTCTTCTGTTTTTCTCCAGGACAAACTACAGATCGTAACGATCAATTTTTGGCAATTGAAACAATTCGTGAAAAACTTATGCGGTTTTTACATCGAGAAATTCCTTATTCTTTGAAAGTAACGATTTCAATGTTTCAACGAGAAGAAAAGATGCTTAGTATTTCGGCTGTGATTTGGGTTGCACGAGAAGGGCAAAAAGGAATTGTAATAGGAAAATATGGAAAATGGATTAAAAAAGTTGGAATAACCGCGCGTGTTGATATGGAAAAATTATTCAGAAAAAAAATATTTTTACAATTATGGGTTAAACTGAGAGAGAATAATTATCCGATGCGGTGGAAACAAGATTTTAATACGTTTTGTGATTAG
- the tilS gene encoding tRNA lysidine(34) synthetase TilS, producing MVHMVSPNKIFEKLITLTSNFRFYIAYSGGLDSHVLLHVMSECLKKNPFLRIQALHINHGLSSKSKLWEQHCRCVCEQLRIPVQVERVKLEILPGRSIEKIAREARYAIFRRVIREDENILTAHTQNDQAETFLLQLMRGAGIKGLSSMPIKKKLGSGYLLRLLLNFCRNELQDYAEKNFLHWIEDDTNLELRFNRNYLRHRILPILQKRWSKAFPIISRSASHCAEAAILLDQLADNDLLTVQNGMKLAIKPLLQLTSSRQKNVLRRWIAHKGFLVPQTKQLEQIQKDVLKATRGANPIFTYGNVEIRRYDDELYLSNVLRHWNTNLVIPWSFCELLMLPANLGVLKAVKRKGVGITTAIRTCQVTIRFRKGGEQCSPVGRKKSSLLKELMREWKIPVWQRNAVPLVYYEEKLVSVIGYCVCEEFSVKSSEWGWVICRETR from the coding sequence ATGGTTCATATGGTTAGTCCAAACAAAATTTTCGAGAAACTGATCACACTTACTAGCAATTTCCGTTTTTATATTGCCTACAGTGGAGGTTTGGATTCTCATGTTCTTTTGCACGTAATGAGCGAGTGTCTCAAGAAAAATCCATTTTTACGTATACAAGCTCTACACATTAATCACGGTCTTAGTTCAAAATCAAAACTTTGGGAACAACATTGTCGATGTGTTTGTGAACAACTAAGGATACCTGTTCAAGTGGAGCGAGTGAAATTAGAAATTCTTCCGGGTCGGAGTATTGAAAAAATTGCTCGGGAGGCTCGTTATGCGATATTTCGTCGTGTTATTCGCGAGGACGAGAATATTCTAACAGCACACACCCAAAATGATCAGGCAGAAACTTTTTTATTGCAATTAATGCGGGGGGCAGGTATTAAGGGGTTGAGCTCTATGCCGATAAAAAAGAAATTAGGTTCCGGCTATTTATTGCGTTTGCTGCTAAATTTTTGTCGAAACGAATTGCAGGATTATGCTGAAAAAAACTTTTTGCATTGGATAGAAGATGACACGAATTTGGAACTTCGGTTTAACCGAAACTATTTGCGTCACAGAATATTACCCATTCTACAGAAGCGATGGTCTAAAGCATTTCCAATTATTTCCCGATCGGCAAGTCATTGTGCCGAAGCAGCTATTTTGCTTGATCAGTTGGCGGATAACGATTTACTGACTGTACAAAACGGTATGAAATTGGCAATCAAACCGCTGTTACAATTGACTTCCTCACGACAAAAAAATGTTTTGCGGAGATGGATTGCCCATAAGGGATTTCTTGTCCCGCAGACCAAACAATTAGAACAGATACAAAAAGATGTACTGAAAGCAACGAGAGGCGCGAATCCTATTTTTACTTATGGGAATGTAGAAATTCGTCGGTATGACGACGAACTATATTTGTCTAATGTTCTGCGACATTGGAATACTAACTTAGTCATTCCATGGAGTTTCTGCGAACTTTTGATGCTCCCTGCGAATTTAGGTGTTTTAAAAGCTGTAAAAAGAAAAGGTGTAGGAATCACAACTGCGATTCGCACTTGTCAAGTGACGATACGTTTTCGAAAAGGAGGAGAACAATGCTCTCCTGTAGGAAGAAAGAAGAGTTCTTTGTTAAAAGAACTGATGCGAGAATGGAAAATTCCGGTTTGGCAGCGGAATGCTGTCCCGTTGGTCTATTACGAGGAAAAGTTAGTGTCTGTTATAGGTTATTGTGTCTGTGAAGAATTTTCGGTAAAGTCCTCGGAATGGGGATGGGTTATCTGCCGAGAGACGAGATAG
- the recO gene encoding DNA repair protein RecO yields the protein MRRVVLEPAFVLHRKLYGNTSLILEFLTLNYGRISVLARSARGLNSRYKGKLELFSPFLISWSGRENLKFLGAVESNEIPYFLEGTDLLCGFYLNELVLRFLHLDDPDNYLFYYYKNALDQLSRGYVDISLRIFEKQLLEQIGYGLSLDCDIERIPFEENQFYQYIPGQGFLSCNKGRGKLDVFSGKSLLALREEVFSDKILVREIRRLMRLVLRGFLGKNPLKTQKLLR from the coding sequence GTGCGTCGTGTTGTTTTAGAGCCTGCTTTTGTCTTGCATCGGAAATTGTACGGAAATACGAGTCTGATTCTTGAATTCCTAACCCTAAATTACGGACGTATTTCTGTTCTCGCACGAAGTGCTCGAGGACTAAACTCTCGATATAAGGGAAAATTAGAATTATTTTCTCCTTTTCTTATCTCTTGGTCGGGTCGAGAAAACTTAAAATTTTTAGGGGCAGTGGAATCGAATGAAATTCCATATTTTTTAGAAGGAACAGATTTATTGTGTGGTTTCTATTTAAATGAATTAGTATTACGTTTTTTGCATTTGGACGATCCGGACAATTATTTATTCTATTATTATAAGAACGCATTAGACCAACTATCTAGAGGATATGTGGACATTTCTTTGCGAATTTTTGAAAAGCAGCTATTAGAACAAATTGGGTATGGATTGTCTTTAGACTGTGATATTGAAAGAATCCCATTCGAGGAGAATCAATTTTATCAGTACATCCCTGGCCAAGGATTTTTGTCTTGTAATAAAGGACGAGGAAAATTAGACGTATTTTCAGGAAAAAGTCTGCTCGCCTTGCGAGAGGAAGTGTTCTCAGATAAAATTCTGGTCAGAGAAATTAGACGTTTAATGCGTCTGGTGTTGAGGGGTTTTCTTGGAAAAAATCCCCTTAAAACTCAGAAATTGCTGCGCTAA
- the rnc gene encoding ribonuclease III has product MSTLDVLMRSLHHQFDNIELLRMALSHRSVGTPNNERLEFLGDAVLGFVIALELYQKYPKAREGELTQMRASIVNGDVLAQLSIDLGIDKNLVLGTGERGNGRTRLSILSDALEAVVGAIYLDAGLEKCYHCLLQWYGGRINNLSMLIPRKDAKSRLQEWSQAKKLPLPTYEVLIKGEPHKQIFTAICFIAGLSYRTEGTNTTRRRAEQIAAERFLELVE; this is encoded by the coding sequence ATGAGCACACTTGACGTGTTGATGCGAAGTTTGCATCATCAATTCGATAACATTGAATTGCTACGAATGGCTTTAAGTCACCGAAGTGTTGGGACACCCAACAACGAGCGATTGGAGTTTTTAGGAGATGCCGTTTTAGGTTTTGTCATTGCACTAGAGTTATACCAAAAATATCCTAAAGCAAGAGAAGGAGAATTAACTCAAATGCGCGCTTCCATTGTTAACGGTGATGTGCTGGCGCAGTTGTCGATTGACTTAGGAATTGATAAAAATTTGGTTTTAGGAACGGGCGAACGCGGTAACGGAAGAACAAGATTGTCAATTTTATCGGATGCTTTAGAAGCCGTAGTTGGCGCCATTTATCTTGATGCTGGATTAGAAAAATGTTATCACTGCCTACTACAATGGTACGGTGGACGTATAAACAATCTATCCATGTTGATTCCAAGGAAAGATGCTAAATCACGTTTGCAAGAATGGTCGCAAGCTAAAAAGTTGCCTCTCCCTACTTATGAAGTATTAATAAAAGGAGAACCGCACAAGCAAATTTTTACAGCCATTTGTTTTATTGCAGGATTATCTTATAGAACGGAGGGTACCAACACCACACGACGGCGAGCAGAGCAAATCGCTGCTGAACGTTTTTTAGAATTAGTGGAATAA